Proteins from one Triticum aestivum cultivar Chinese Spring chromosome 7A, IWGSC CS RefSeq v2.1, whole genome shotgun sequence genomic window:
- the LOC123150519 gene encoding serine carboxypeptidase-like 3 isoform X1: MQLELLMVPHLLLGLLLLPLSPSASAAVTHLPGFHGPLPLYLETGYVDVEEKTGTKLFYYFVESERSPGTVPVLLWLTGGPRCSGFSGFAFEVGPVNFVLAPYDGHLPQLVYNPHSWSKMASIIFLDSPVGSGFSYARDPKGYDVGDMSSSLQVVTFLNKWFDEHPRYRSNAFYIGGSSYAGKIIPLIAQYISEGIEQRKQPVINLKGYLVGNPITGSRYTDSNSRIPYAHGFGIIPGQLYEAAIENCKGDYINPLNNICAGILNTIEKLLSEVDHDHILDDKCVRTAPNPVNAAAERNRFLSEEHIQQNVPSPHPTINCFSYRYYLANIWANENVTRDALRIKQGTIGEWVRCITGLPYTGDLPSSIPYHLNLSTRGYRVLVFSGDHDPGVPFLGTYEWIRSLNFSIVDDWRAWHVDGQSGGFTVAYANNITFATVKGGGHTAIRHQPKQCFAMAQRWLDNEPL, from the exons ATGCAGCTGGAGCTTCTCATGGTGCCGCATCTCCTTCTCGGCCTGCTCCTTCTGCCGCTCTCGCCCtcggcgtcggcggcggtcacCCACCTGCCAGGATTCCATGGCCCTCTGCCCTTGTACCTCGAGACCGG GTACGTGGACGTGGAGGAGAAGACCGGGACGAAGCTCTTCTACTACTTCGTGGAGTCGGAGAGGAGCCCCGGCACGGTCCCCGTGCTGCTGTGGCTCACCGGCGGGCCCCGCTGCTCGGGCTTCAGCGGCTTCGCCTTCGAAGTTG GCCCTGTAAATTTTGTGCTGGCACCTTATGATGGTCATTTGCCGCAGTTGGTCTATAATCCGCATTCATGGTCGAAG ATGGCAAGTATCATCTTCTTGGATTCTCCTGTCGGTTCTGGTTTCTCATATGCTCGTGATCCAAAAGGCTATGATGTTGGGGACATGTCATCTTCCTTGCAAGTCGTGACATTTCTgaacaag TGGTTCGACGAGCACCCACGCTATCGTTCAAATGCATTTTACATTGGAGGAAGTTCATATGCTGGGAAGATCATTCCGCTTATCGCGCAATATATCTCAGAAG GAATTGAGCAAAGGAAGCAACCTGTGATTAATCTCAAG GGCTATTTAGTTGGCAACCCTATTACAGGCTCCAGGTATACTGATTCCAATTCCAGAATACCATATGCTCATGGCTTTGGAATCATACCGGGACAACTATATGAG GCTGCAATTGAGAACTGTAAAGGAGACTATATAAACCCGCTGAATAACATATGTGCTGGGATTCTAAATACTATTGAAAAG CTCCTTTCGGAAGTCGACCACGATCATATCTTGGATGACAAATGTGTACGCACTGCACCAAACCCTGTGAATGCTGCTGCTGAAAGAAATAGGTTTCTGTCAGAAGAACACATTCAACAAAATGTTCCATCTCCTCATCCTACTATTAATTGTTTT TCGTACCGTTACTACCTAGCTAACATTTGGGCGAATGAAAACGTGACTAGAGATGCTCTTCGGATAAAGCAG GGAACAATTGGCGAGTGGGTAAGATGCATCACAGGATTGCCCTATACGGGAGACCTCCCAAGCAGCATACCGTACCACCTTAATCTCAGCACCAGGGGTTACCGTGTGCTTGTGTTCAG CGGAGACCATGACCCTGGGGTACCATTTTTGGGAACATATGAGTGGATCAGATCCTTAAACTTCTCCATTGTTGATGACTGGAGAGCATGGCATGTGGATGGTCAGAGTGGAGG ATTCACGGTTGCATATGCCAACAATATTACATTCGCCACGGTAAAG GGTGGTGGCCATACAGCAATACGACACCAGCCTAAACAATGTTTTGCCATGGCTCAGCGTTGGCTGGACAACGAGCCTCTCTGA
- the LOC123150222 gene encoding pentatricopeptide repeat-containing protein At3g25210, mitochondrial, producing the protein MALLAAVRRLPRALRLLKPHHLRTTSSSAFFGDSEGSAPAWEPRSPVRSPPDDQFAAWVTRLRPGFTACDLADAINSEQDPDLALALFRWAGLRPGFRHAPASYIAALNAASSGKRPVAAENLIHDVLAGACPPDLQLFNACLRFCCDRRSLFPVAFDVFNKMRALPANAGCRPNVETFTLLLSTVVRRVRRPPASLVYLHAVRSLSRQMKATGVVPDTYLLNLIIKAYGRCLEVDDALKVFREMPLYGCDPNEFTYGYIVKAMFQKGRTDNGLLYLKTMRDKGFVPSGGVYMSAVAALALEWRFEESREVLLDMLDSKRKPDMITYRTLLEELCRATRTEDAFQLLEELKERKRGALDQRMYSELLDGLHWISQPQQNSFPRRDRGSASDDRGSDD; encoded by the coding sequence ATggcgctcctcgccgccgtccgccgccttcCTCGGGCCCTCCGGCTCCTAAAGCCTCACCACCTCCGCACCACCTCTTCCTCCGCCTTCTTCGGCGACTCCGAGGGCTCCGCGCCCGCCTGGGAGCCGCGGTCCCCCGTCCGCTCCCCGCCGGACGACCAGTTCGCGGCGTGGGTCACGCGGCTCCGCCCGGGCTTCACCGCGTGCGACCTGGCCGACGCCATCAACTCCGAGCAGGACCCGGACCTCGCGCTCGCGCTCTTCCGCTGGGCGGGGCTCCGCCCGGGCTTCCGCCACGCGCCGGCCTCCTACatcgccgccctcaacgccgcctcCTCCGGCAAGCGCCCCGTCGCTGCGGAGAACCTCATCCACGACGTGCTCGCGGGGGCCTGTCCCCCCGACCTCCAGCTCTTCAACGCCTGCCTCCGCTTCTGCTGCGACCGCCGCAGCCTCTTCCCCGTCGCATTCGACGTGTTCAACAAGATGCGCGCCCTCCCGGCCAACGCCGGCTGCCGCCCCAACGTCGAGACCTTCACGCTGCTCCTCAGCACCGTGGTCCGCCgcgtccgccgcccgccggcgtCGCTGGTCTACCTCCACGCCGTCAGGTCCCTCTCCCGCCAGATGAAGGCCACGGGCGTCGTCCCGGACACCTACCTGCTCAACCTCATCATCAAGGCGTACGGGCGGTGCCTCGAGGTGGACGACGCCCTCAAGGTGTTCCGCGAAATGCCCCTCTACGGCTGCGACCCCAACGAGTTCACCTACGGCTACATCGTCAAGGCCATGTTCCAGAAGGGCAGGACCGACAACGGGTTGCTGTATCTCAAGACGATGAGGGACAAGGGGTTCGTGCCCAGCGGTGGCGTGTACATGTCCGCGGTGGCCGCGCTGGCGCTGGAATGGAGGTTCGAGGAATCGAGAGAGGTGCTTTTGGATATGCTGGATAGCAAGAGGAAGCCGGACATGATCACTTACAGGACGCTGCTCGAGGAGCTGTGCCGAGCTACGCGGACAGAGGACGCGTTCCAGTTGCTGGAGGAGCTGAAAGAGAGGAAGCGAGGCGCGTTGGACCAGAGGATGTACTCGGAATTGCTCGATGGGCTGCACTGGATTTCTCAGCCACAGCAGAATAGCTTTCCTCGCCGTGACAGGGGCTCTGCCTCTGATGATAGGGGATCTGATGACTGA
- the LOC123150519 gene encoding serine carboxypeptidase-like 18 isoform X3: MALCPCTSRPGTWTWRRRPGRSSSTTSWSRRGAPARSPCCCGSPAGPAARASAASPSKLMASIIFLDSPVGSGFSYARDPKGYDVGDMSSSLQVVTFLNKWFDEHPRYRSNAFYIGGSSYAGKIIPLIAQYISEGIEQRKQPVINLKGYLVGNPITGSRYTDSNSRIPYAHGFGIIPGQLYEAAIENCKGDYINPLNNICAGILNTIEKLLSEVDHDHILDDKCVRTAPNPVNAAAERNRFLSEEHIQQNVPSPHPTINCFSYRYYLANIWANENVTRDALRIKQGTIGEWVRCITGLPYTGDLPSSIPYHLNLSTRGYRVLVFSGDHDPGVPFLGTYEWIRSLNFSIVDDWRAWHVDGQSGGFTVAYANNITFATVKGGGHTAIRHQPKQCFAMAQRWLDNEPL, from the exons ATGGCCCTCTGCCCTTGTACCTCGAGACCGG GTACGTGGACGTGGAGGAGAAGACCGGGACGAAGCTCTTCTACTACTTCGTGGAGTCGGAGAGGAGCCCCGGCACGGTCCCCGTGCTGCTGTGGCTCACCGGCGGGCCCCGCTGCTCGGGCTTCAGCGGCTTCGCCTTCGAAGTTG ATGGCAAGTATCATCTTCTTGGATTCTCCTGTCGGTTCTGGTTTCTCATATGCTCGTGATCCAAAAGGCTATGATGTTGGGGACATGTCATCTTCCTTGCAAGTCGTGACATTTCTgaacaag TGGTTCGACGAGCACCCACGCTATCGTTCAAATGCATTTTACATTGGAGGAAGTTCATATGCTGGGAAGATCATTCCGCTTATCGCGCAATATATCTCAGAAG GAATTGAGCAAAGGAAGCAACCTGTGATTAATCTCAAG GGCTATTTAGTTGGCAACCCTATTACAGGCTCCAGGTATACTGATTCCAATTCCAGAATACCATATGCTCATGGCTTTGGAATCATACCGGGACAACTATATGAG GCTGCAATTGAGAACTGTAAAGGAGACTATATAAACCCGCTGAATAACATATGTGCTGGGATTCTAAATACTATTGAAAAG CTCCTTTCGGAAGTCGACCACGATCATATCTTGGATGACAAATGTGTACGCACTGCACCAAACCCTGTGAATGCTGCTGCTGAAAGAAATAGGTTTCTGTCAGAAGAACACATTCAACAAAATGTTCCATCTCCTCATCCTACTATTAATTGTTTT TCGTACCGTTACTACCTAGCTAACATTTGGGCGAATGAAAACGTGACTAGAGATGCTCTTCGGATAAAGCAG GGAACAATTGGCGAGTGGGTAAGATGCATCACAGGATTGCCCTATACGGGAGACCTCCCAAGCAGCATACCGTACCACCTTAATCTCAGCACCAGGGGTTACCGTGTGCTTGTGTTCAG CGGAGACCATGACCCTGGGGTACCATTTTTGGGAACATATGAGTGGATCAGATCCTTAAACTTCTCCATTGTTGATGACTGGAGAGCATGGCATGTGGATGGTCAGAGTGGAGG ATTCACGGTTGCATATGCCAACAATATTACATTCGCCACGGTAAAG GGTGGTGGCCATACAGCAATACGACACCAGCCTAAACAATGTTTTGCCATGGCTCAGCGTTGGCTGGACAACGAGCCTCTCTGA
- the LOC123150519 gene encoding serine carboxypeptidase-like 3 isoform X2 — MQLELLMVPHLLLGLLLLPLSPSASAAVTHLPGFHGPLPLYLETGYVDVEEKTGTKLFYYFVESERSPGTVPVLLWLTGGPRCSGFSGFAFEVGPVNFVLAPYDGHLPQLVYNPHSWSKMASIIFLDSPVGSGFSYARDPKGYDVGDMSSSLQVVTFLNKFDEHPRYRSNAFYIGGSSYAGKIIPLIAQYISEGIEQRKQPVINLKGYLVGNPITGSRYTDSNSRIPYAHGFGIIPGQLYEAAIENCKGDYINPLNNICAGILNTIEKLLSEVDHDHILDDKCVRTAPNPVNAAAERNRFLSEEHIQQNVPSPHPTINCFSYRYYLANIWANENVTRDALRIKQGTIGEWVRCITGLPYTGDLPSSIPYHLNLSTRGYRVLVFSGDHDPGVPFLGTYEWIRSLNFSIVDDWRAWHVDGQSGGFTVAYANNITFATVKGGGHTAIRHQPKQCFAMAQRWLDNEPL; from the exons ATGCAGCTGGAGCTTCTCATGGTGCCGCATCTCCTTCTCGGCCTGCTCCTTCTGCCGCTCTCGCCCtcggcgtcggcggcggtcacCCACCTGCCAGGATTCCATGGCCCTCTGCCCTTGTACCTCGAGACCGG GTACGTGGACGTGGAGGAGAAGACCGGGACGAAGCTCTTCTACTACTTCGTGGAGTCGGAGAGGAGCCCCGGCACGGTCCCCGTGCTGCTGTGGCTCACCGGCGGGCCCCGCTGCTCGGGCTTCAGCGGCTTCGCCTTCGAAGTTG GCCCTGTAAATTTTGTGCTGGCACCTTATGATGGTCATTTGCCGCAGTTGGTCTATAATCCGCATTCATGGTCGAAG ATGGCAAGTATCATCTTCTTGGATTCTCCTGTCGGTTCTGGTTTCTCATATGCTCGTGATCCAAAAGGCTATGATGTTGGGGACATGTCATCTTCCTTGCAAGTCGTGACATTTCTgaacaag TTCGACGAGCACCCACGCTATCGTTCAAATGCATTTTACATTGGAGGAAGTTCATATGCTGGGAAGATCATTCCGCTTATCGCGCAATATATCTCAGAAG GAATTGAGCAAAGGAAGCAACCTGTGATTAATCTCAAG GGCTATTTAGTTGGCAACCCTATTACAGGCTCCAGGTATACTGATTCCAATTCCAGAATACCATATGCTCATGGCTTTGGAATCATACCGGGACAACTATATGAG GCTGCAATTGAGAACTGTAAAGGAGACTATATAAACCCGCTGAATAACATATGTGCTGGGATTCTAAATACTATTGAAAAG CTCCTTTCGGAAGTCGACCACGATCATATCTTGGATGACAAATGTGTACGCACTGCACCAAACCCTGTGAATGCTGCTGCTGAAAGAAATAGGTTTCTGTCAGAAGAACACATTCAACAAAATGTTCCATCTCCTCATCCTACTATTAATTGTTTT TCGTACCGTTACTACCTAGCTAACATTTGGGCGAATGAAAACGTGACTAGAGATGCTCTTCGGATAAAGCAG GGAACAATTGGCGAGTGGGTAAGATGCATCACAGGATTGCCCTATACGGGAGACCTCCCAAGCAGCATACCGTACCACCTTAATCTCAGCACCAGGGGTTACCGTGTGCTTGTGTTCAG CGGAGACCATGACCCTGGGGTACCATTTTTGGGAACATATGAGTGGATCAGATCCTTAAACTTCTCCATTGTTGATGACTGGAGAGCATGGCATGTGGATGGTCAGAGTGGAGG ATTCACGGTTGCATATGCCAACAATATTACATTCGCCACGGTAAAG GGTGGTGGCCATACAGCAATACGACACCAGCCTAAACAATGTTTTGCCATGGCTCAGCGTTGGCTGGACAACGAGCCTCTCTGA
- the LOC123150223 gene encoding uncharacterized protein translates to MEWGDEWLAPDKLQHVLACLLIALAAAALAGRSSRPFLRRRALALGCAASLAVGAAKEAADETRLFGSSGASLRDAAADLLGVALAAGLFSLARRLRRQRRREKADDTDGSISMV, encoded by the coding sequence ATGGAGTGGGGCGACGAGTGGCTCGCGCCGGACAAGCTGCAGCACGTCCTCGCCTGCCTCCTcatcgccctcgccgccgccgcgctcgccggaCGGAGCTCCCgccccttcctccgccgccgcgcgctGGCCCTCGGctgcgccgcctcgctcgccgtcggcgcCGCCAAGGAGGCCGCCGACGAGACCCGCCTCTTCGGGTCCTCCGGCGCCTCGCTCAGGGACGCCGCGGCCGACCTCCTCGGCGTCGCCCTCGCCGCGGGCCTCTTCTCcctcgcccgccgcctccgccgtcaaCGGCGCCGGGAGAAGGCCGACGATACGGACGGCAGCATCTCCATGGTCTGA